The window TGGTCAGCTGGGTGATTGACAGAAGACTGAGAATATCAGTGGTCAGTACGCTACTGGTAGGTCCCACCTCTAGTCTGtaagaaattttataatttgtaggTCTAAGAGAGAAAGAATATCATTGGTCAGTACAAAACTGGTAGACCCCACCCGAAGtgtataaaatgaaaattgtaatCACAATGAAATCGCgtgaatttcattataattactcTATAAAATCCACAACAATAAATACAGGCCTAATGCCatcattttatataaacacacaagaaatacaaacatataacatTTGGCACTTTTAGATAGTTTGTCTAATATCCttagttgtaatatttaaaatacttttcaatattattaaactCCTATGCTGACTGattcttgtaaaatattattgggattatggccgaaaacGTTGTTAACACCGAGGATAACCAACTGATGATTCAGTGTATTCTAATGATTTATAGGTGTTACTTTATTTATGTTAGTATGAACGTTTACTAAATTGTTAAATATGcagtttatttaattagtttatgagttattttaacttatgatatttttttattaatttatatgtttttgattGAATACCATGAAACCCAGCAAGAACTATGCACAACTGAATTCCTTCTTTTACCCCTTGGTGACTTAGCAGTAAGCTTgtagacttataatgttaaaaaaatcaaaattctaTACTCACAGTGGGCACAATGCAGAAAGCACACTATATACCTTTGTGCTAAAACACCAAATAAACTAATTCATTTGTAAAGTGGATAAACTTGgttaaataatattgtgtatcataagtattaataacataccaACATTACATCATATGTGAAATAATTCATGTTCCATACAtcttaaaaatgtcatttttagtGTTTGGAAATCACAGTAAAAACCCACCCTATTAGGAAACTTCCGATCATACTGTCTATAACATCCTGAAACAAGGTGTTTGACTGGTCAGCTAAGTCACTGTTTTTGTCATTGTTTAGTGTCACAGCTACCGCCCTAGCGATGGACAAAGCTCGGACTTGGTCACCTGAAAAGTGAAGTAAAACGTAAACTCTAGAAGACATTAAAGACAAAAGCTGCACAGTTTAACCACTGAAAaactatagtaaaaatatttagtccCATGTCGTCATtattactacaaacaatgtttttaactCTGTGGAACACTTAGTCCCAGTTTTTAAAATTGGTTATTATCGGTTTCAACTTaaacagttgaataactaaaTACTAACTATGTTCAGATAATGTTTAAGTGAGTTTAAGTTTAAGTGAGTATGTGATATGTATAATTGCTtttgaatataattaatttaaattcatatCTCAATATTCTGTTAATTAAATCACCCATCATTTCTGTACTCGTGTTGCACAATACATCACCCATGAGTTCTGTACTCGTGTTGCACAATACATCACCCATGAGTTCTGTACTCGTGTTGCACAATACATCACCCATGAGTTCTGTACTCGTGTTGCACAATACATCACCCATGAGTTCTGTACTCGTGTTGTACAATACATCGCCCATGAGTTCTGTATTCGTGTTGTACAATACATCGCCCATGAGTTCTGTACTCGTATTGTAGAATACATCACCCATCACTTCTATACTCGTGTTGTACAATACATCACCCATGAGTTCTATACTCGTGTTGTACAATACATCACCCATGAGTTCTGTACTCGTGTTGTACAATACATCACCCATGAGTTCTGTACTCGTGTTGTACAATACATCACCCATGAGTTCTGTACTCGTGTTGCACAATACATCACCCATGAGTTCTGTACTCGTGTTGTACAATACATCACCCATGAGTTCTGTACTCGTGTTGTACAATACATCACCCATGAGTTCTGTACTCGTGTTGTACAATACATCACCCATGAGTTCTGTACTCGTGTTGTACAATACATCACCCATGAGTTCTGTACTCGTGTTGTACAATACATCATCCATCACTCCTGTACTCGTGTTGTACAATACATCACCCATCACTTCTATACTCGTGTTGTACAATACATCATCCATCACTTCTATACTCAATATTTAACAAAGTACCACCCTCCACTTCTATGTTCATGTTTTACAATATGCCAGAATTATAGTCACTGAGTGAAGTGTTctaacttttgtaataaaacgttttcttgaaaaatattaacGTAATTTTGTGCAAACctcagctgttttttttttcgacACTGCGGGTAAGAAACTAtagtgaaattaataaagaatcGCCAGAATTGTTTTTTTACCTCGGTTTAGATATTGATGGACTGTCTTATTCAAATGTTCGAAGTCAAATAATGAGAAAGATGGTGAAGGCTCCGTGGAAACGGTTCTCTCGGTCGTGGTGCACGAGTTCCAAGTGTCACACACTTTAAGTCGTACTATAACATTGGTGGTCTGGTTTGGAGCTGTGGAAACATTAAGAAAACATAAGTGTGTGAGCTCAACTGTTTGTAGTGAAAACTAATTATAGACAGGAAAAACTTAAATTCAGAAGATTAAGAAAGTCTGATACTAAATACATCAAATACTGGATATTAGGAAATAAGGAAAAGGATTTACACAAGAGAGGGTATATAACAGGGGCCTAGATCCTGGGGGTATGGGGGGTATATATCTCCCTTCATTTTAGGTATCCACAGTTTTGTGTGTTTCATGTGACATCCACAGCgttgtatgttttgtgtttagtgaGATATTCTACGAATAActtatacaattttaaacaagTTACAAAGCTGATTTAACATAATACAAACTTGATATCATATAAGTATCCTATAAGATtcattacgttatatttttcatCAAACAATATATCGGACATGGCACAACTACATGGTACAACAACATGATACAACTACATGGTACCTTTATTCTTTATTAGTATTTAGAAGAAGAACCTCACTGTTCTCATACAAAAATAGGACTAACATCAAAGGTAAgcctaaaataaaaaattacgtATAAATCTAACACCAAAGTTTACTcactaatatattaaattttgattacTAATGTTTGATAAATGGTATTCAATCAAGTATGTTTATTATCAACTTTTCAGATGTTCATTTCTGCATTAAGAAAAGCATTTTCTTATCTAAGGGATAACTAATGATTCTTATACAGTTTCCTAAAGAACAGGTTTATCTCTCTGTAAGAATAAAATGGCATGTCTAtgagtatatgtgtgtgtaactGTCATAACTGCAAGAGGAAAGAACATAGATTCCCAACATTTTGCACacatactaagtggaccctgaggatGTGAATCTGGGTAGTATTACTCATCTACGTAGGTGCGTGCGCGTATGCACATCTTTTTATTAGGCAAGTAGTGAAGAACCACATAAAAAAGAATATGTGATCACTGCTCCAAAAGCAGAGAACCTAGAAATCTGTAATATTCACCCATAATAGTGGAACCTGACAGTGTGCAGTTGGTATTATTACTTGTCCATATGCGCATCTTTTGATGAGGGAAACTAGTGAGAAACCACATTGGAAAGTAATAGTTCTCTATATTACAGAAATCAAAACATGCACTTATGTGTATGCATGCGCACGTGGGTGTCCGCGTAGGTGTGACCACTATAGCTCAAAGATGAAAGAACCGagaaacttgaaattttgcacacatacAATGTTGTATGTCTGAGGGTGTGCACATGGGTATTATTACTTAACTTATCCATGTGCGTGCGCATCTTGTTAACGAGGCAatatagtgaaaaacaaaatagaaaataaatggttctttatataacaacttctaatacacatataGCAAAGTCAGCGCGCCTGGTAACTACATTCCAACAACGGGTTTCATGTGATATTGTTTAACAGCAACCGTATATaagttatacttttatgctaaaatagGTTTACAATACACACACTACCAACATAATAACCCAAGCAAAGACGATTACTTTCACTAGCAACAAAAGCAAATAACCCACAAACCTAAAATTTTGCACCCACACTAAATGGACATAATACTCAGTTGCACATCTAAGGGTTTGAaactgggtattattacttatcaacGTGGTTGCGTGTACGCATCTTTTCATGCAAAAATCCacatataaaagaaatttaactGCCATAGCTCCATGAGTAaaaaacctagaaacctgaaattttacaCGCGTATTAAGTGGATCCTGAAGGTGTGCACTTTGGTATTATTACTCATTTTACCCATGAACGTGTACGCAggcgcatctttttaatgaggtaAGATAACGAAAACCACACGAAAAGAAgtagttctttataaaacaacttctaatatataaaaaaccaGTGAGTTTCGGTTATAATTAGTTCCAAGGTTGGCTTTTGTGCTATGTTGTTTACcaacaaaagtatataggttatacttttatgttaaaaGTCAAGTACTTTTgctaatatacaataaataacttCATGTGAAAATGCTCATTGACATTTAGGGTATTAACGCTTCTTCAAAAGTTTACTTCAATACTTAATGTACATAAAATACTTAACGAAGTAGCTACCTCCTGGAAGAACAACATTTTCTACAGTAGGTGGCGCTCCTGTAGCACTACTGATAGGAGTGTTTATGTCATTATTGTTGAGCAGATAATAAAAGGTATATGTCAGTGAATAGTCTTGTGGAGAATCACGCCATCCTGGTGAAGCATCCAGAGTAAAGTTAGTGGTTAGAGCGTTTCCATAAGGTGGCTCCACCTAGAAGTCACCAGGATGAATAACGAagatatttagtaatataaaggATGTTTTCTTCATCATCAAATGAACGGCTACTTTTTATTTGAgtacaaaaaatatgatattaactAGACCTCAAATTTTTAATtctatatcatttttaatatgtatcttgggtgacacacacacacacacacacatatatatacacacacacgtttagTACCTTTGAACTTTCACATGTACTCTGAAGGACATAAcaatatacagggtgagccaaaagtaggtggacagcatttggaataggtttatgtatcggttatattaatgcaattgtatattataactatgttgcaactatattatttgtgttatataattacaattttataattacatttgttttaatttaatctgttttgtttttttttagattgttaatagaacccataatgtcaaatactttaaatacagataaaagaatatgggtgttaaaagagttaaaatctcaaaatactgaaaccgtaaggagaaagtgggttgaaacatttgatactccagctccaaaaagacaaaccatttaccgtatccgtgacaaattcgacgccactggctcaatccttaatgctgctaaaactggtcgacccaaaacagtctgtacagagaataataagcaacgtgttgccgatgcatttgttcaaagtccaaacaaatccaccagaagagcttctatggatttgaacataccacaaacctctattaggcgaattataacgcaaattgggttgaaaccctatcgaccacaactaattcatggcttattgaggatgatccagacaggcgactgcaatttagtgaaattatgctgaacaagattgaagaaaacccaggaattttagataacattgtgtggagcgatgaagcttcttttaaattatccggtcatgtcaatagacataattgtgtttactggtatagtgagaacatgcatttaacattagaacaacagctaaatcagcctggtgtcaatgtttggggtggtatttcaagttctggtgtttatggaccattttttttggaccaaacaattacaggagataagtatctcgaaattctaaggaatcaagttgttccccagttacagcaacaacctaatttacatgacttttattttcaacaagatggggcccctccacattattccaaaggagttcgtgagtatcttgatgaaacatttccattgaaatggattggtcgaagaggtccaatcgattggccggcacgttcaccggacttgaccctatggatttttttcttttgggagtactcaaggaaaaagtttatagtcaaaaaccaagaagtatcggtgatttaaaaaattacataagagatgcatttcaagaaattaatgcccagagtgacttgtgcaaaaatggttgtcgaagcataagaggtagacttcaaagctgtgtaaatcaagaaggaaaacaatttgagcatttgcgttaataaataacattttattttcattaatataattgtcttattacatatagttgtacgtatacgtgatctctaaataaatgtttttttactgtccacctacttttggctcaccctgtatatacatatacaggtATTGTATATCGGAGTTAGTTTTTACAATTCACCTCAAGTCCACCCTTGATTGGAGGACTATTTGTCTCAATGATGACGTCAGCATAACCTGATTCTCCACCGTCCATTGGTTCGGCCGTTAGCCGATACTTGTAGAGGGCACCACCCAAAAGTCCCGACCATCGTTCGTTAAGACCTGGGATCAAGAGATGAAATGGGCGATCGACCAAAAGAAAGTTATAACTTCTTGGAATTACTGATGGTGTCACTCCGTTTAGCATAGCATAAGCATACTCTACAAgagaaaaaaatagttaataatctttatatttgttttctaatattcTGTACTTTAATATCTTATCAACAAAGGTGTATCGTGTTGTAAATTTAAGAGAATTATTCACATACAGCGATATTTGTTAAGGAAACAAATCTAGTTGAAAACAACTTTGCTATATCACCTGACATGGATTATAGCTTCTTGTTACTAGAGGGTTCTCACCATTACATTATGATAATAAATTGAAAGAATGGATTTTTCCATCACATTACTTTCTTATCGTTACGATAACATCTTGAATGGTTGTGATGTAAGACAACACAGTGGTTACAATAGGGTAGGGCTAACACAGATATCGTAGTTGTACTATGTCAGAGATAAGAAGACACAGTGGTTGGTATGTCAGGGTCAACACAGAAATCACAGTTTTACGATATTAGAGGTAAGAAAACACAGTGGTTATACTACGTCAGGGCTAACACAGACATCGTAGTTGTAAAATGTGAGAGGTAAGAAAACAGTGGTTACAGTATGTAAGGGTTAACACACAAATTGTAAAGAATATTaagataagtgctgccacctgtagttagaattaactttattttctgtacatgtgctctcaatgaataaacacgTATTAATAGCTTATGACCCAGAAATGCTCTAAAAGTGCttaaacaaatgaaactgttttaaaattgttagtacaagtaatccaggagatactgaggattactgtagaacagttttggatgacaatttttgttggatggcacaagatttacatggatactttatcacaagtgctgggtgattcgttcctttgtctggaagccattgtgaaataccaagataaactgtaagtaaaatattgattgacactctattttctcaagtcatataaagggagaaatagatctaaatcaaagaaaggaatattatagttgtggttgaaatagtttgacaatggaagataaaatatcaattgataagttgGGAGAAAATAATTGGACCACTTGGAAAGttcaaatggaacattta of the Tachypleus tridentatus isolate NWPU-2018 chromosome 13, ASM421037v1, whole genome shotgun sequence genome contains:
- the LOC143236317 gene encoding uncharacterized protein LOC143236317, with translation MLNGVTPSVIPRSYNFLLVDRPFHLLIPGLNERWSGLLGGALYKYRLTAEPMDGGESGYADVIIETNSPPIKGGLEVEPPYGNALTTNFTLDASPGWRDSPQDYSLTYTFYYLLNNNDINTPISSATGAPPTVENVVLPGAPNQTTNVIVRLKVCDTWNSCTTTERTVSTEPSPSFSLFDFEHLNKTVHQYLNRGDQVRALSIARAVAVTLNNDKNSDLADQSNTLFQDVIDSMIGSFLIGLEVGPTSSVLTTDILSLLSITQLTIQPGSLRDVTQKNLADLASSLVDTLAGSPLIGSGPMRRLLTSRTKRQTLTHVLPISPEVVSFTSSLNEYFV